From a region of the Calliphora vicina chromosome 4, idCalVici1.1, whole genome shotgun sequence genome:
- the Nost gene encoding uncharacterized protein Nost isoform X6, whose product MSQFRDNSWVSCLLRNPFKFRKRILSANDAILWENMGQNGFEELRRYIKQGGDFGKELIIILQERIDSELMYSKSLSKMANKLNKACRELPGTIAEAWRGVATEMETRSDIHRQLSASLAEEIVKPLKTIVEGHHKTRKSVESNVDKASRVLAEWRASEAKAKKSSHAAARENEKLQDAMLDVRIQKSPSIALLHQSSNKQAAEKELKSAEKDCAKLDNKRKKAEETVKRADVEYYTLCVRAERARVDWEMSVLRGSSILQNVENQRLINMKNFVSNYSRLTANMNPILESLVQRLQPQVDNCNVVKDMQIVKNIRRNAEGPSEQLLPDFYCEHTTLAMNRERRKHALVKLLQLVKTDLERERRSRNGLKNLSQSLNSQEHQNITDKLYHIRSMLTYLEGARFKLHSALLELDHKPRSSHPLAQHIQITRDRTGLQQSILKVPLWLKNNDKMNSSNSGDDSHEYDTISQANTTTSTSNISCLDSSSTVTNGAGEAFIKTFSRSKSNIETFSSKTQICVNEGKEKTKTLNADTNLYDDNCSDRGQADGGSNQQDSDFDEFSSQEDDDEQGPLNPGRKEHKHSIEKALVNGTNHLYQNSAELQQEQLNNAISSNEASNGTTAAATVVVLGRCKALYNYTPKLYDELELNPGDIIEVHAKQDDGWWLGALKNQVGIFPATYVEEIA is encoded by the exons GGCCAAAATGGCTTCGAAGAATTGCGCCGTTATATTAAACAGGGTGGAGATTTTGGCAAGGAACTTATTATCATTTTACAAGAAAG aATCGATTCTGAACTTATGTATTCAAAATCGTTATCAAAAATGgccaataaattaaataaagcttGTCGGGAATTACCCGGCACTATTGCGGAAGCCTGGCGTGGTGTGGCCACTGAAATGGAAACTCGTAGTGATATTCATCGTCAACTCTCGGCCTCTTTAGCAGAGGAGATTGTTAAGCCCTTAAAAACCATTGTAGAGGGTCACCATAAAACCCGCAAATCG GTCGAGAGCAATGTGGACAAAGCCTCACGTGTCTTGGCCGAATGGCGTGCCAGTGAAGCCAAAGCCAAAAAGTCTTCTCATGCTGCCGCCCGAGAAAACGAAAAGCTACAGGATGCCATGTTGGATGTAAGAATACAAAAATCTCCTTCAATTGCATTGTTGCATCAAAGTTCCAATAAACAAGCTGCCGAAAAAGAACTCAAGTCTGCCGAAAAAGATTGTGCAAAACTGGATAATAAACGTAAAAAAGCCGAAGAAACTGTTAAGAGAGCAGATGTGGAATACTACACTCTTTGTGTGAGGGCCGAAAGAGCCCGCGTCGATTGGGAAATGTCCGTGTTGAGAGGCTCTTCCATTTTACAGAATGTCGAAAATCAACGTCttattaatatgaaaaactttgtcTCGAACTATTCACGTCTCACGGCCAACATGAATCCCATCCTGGAGAGTTTGGTGCAGCGTCTACAGCCCCAGGTGGACAATTGTAATGTGGTTAAGGACATGCAAATTGTTAAGAACATACGACGTAATGCCGAAGGTCCCAGCGAACAATTGCTACCAGATTTCTATTGTGAACACACGACATTGGCCATGAATCGGGAGCGACGTAAGCATGCTTTGGTCAAATTGTTGCAGCTGGTTAAAACGGATTTGGAGAGAGAACGACGTTCACGCAATGGCTTAAAGAATCTCTCGCAATCGTTGAATAGTCAGGAGCATCAGAATATTACCGACAAATTGTATCAT ATACGTTCAATGCTTACTTATTTGGAGGGAGCACGTTTTAAACTTCATTCGGCTTTATTGGAATTGGATCATAAGCCAAGATCTTCTCATCCCTTGGCACAGCATATACag ATTACTCGTGATCGTACCGGACTACAACAGAGCATACTCAAAGTACCCTTGTGGCTAAAGAACAACGATAAAATGAACTCTTCCAATAGCGGTGATGACAGCCACGAATACGATACAATATCACAGGCAAACACCACAACATCCACATCGAATATCAGTTGCTTGGACAGCAGCAGCACAGTCACCAATGGCGCAGGTGAAGCCTTCATAAAAACGTTCAGTCGCAGCAAAAGCAACATAGAGACTTTCTCAAGCAAAACTCAAATCTGTGTTAATGAGGGCAAAGAAAAGACAAAGACCCTCAATGCTGACACTAATCTATACGATGACAATTGCAGTGACCGGGGTCAGGCGGATGGTGGTTCAAATCAACAAGATTCCGATTTTGATGAGTTTAGTTCACAAGAGGACGATGATGAACAGGGGCCATTGAATCCAGGGCGTAAGGAACACAAGCATAGCATAGAGAAAGCTTTGGTGAATGGCACAAATCATTTGTATCAAAATTCTGCTGAACTGCAGCAAGAACAGCTTAATAATGCAATAAGTAGTAATGAGGCCTCAAATGGAACAACCGCTGCTGCGACAGTGGTGGTCTTAGGTAGATGTAAGGCTTTATATAACTATACACCAAAATTATACGATGAACTTGAATTAAATCCTGGCGATATTATTGAAGTTCATGCCAAACAGGATGATGGTTGGTGGCTGGGGGCTTTAAAGAATCAAGTGGGCATATTTCCGGCCACCTATGTGGAGGAAATAGCCTGA
- the Nost gene encoding uncharacterized protein Nost isoform X1, whose translation MNRLRPQKFKLNISAEEEPGHNNNNNNSIMNNSLLNKISKRYSTLSNKITRRSQAGRARSPQKIISGSYDMTGVLSEDHRLEIGAPVLISSTTLDAERFDVSEERLKMIGGGVAALRSVPVILNDSQQQVHSSSGSENEVFVDALSTTPMMLAGDQVDNDKFELAYATPQKLNTPEKEGDEPADNVELVYETPQKFTTPQKEEKESSPDSEKSQDSELTPINQMSNYYESTKNARPTSILSQKNHSQSAHNLHKSELKVYLQKAPSMDLNGEHQLTAVEIEDLDESLPKLPELYGASKCSLAATDNDDDDDDDDCEADKENSSPSMIASVQSKSEPNTPLYPEKNRNSFLSQQKVFQSAENLTQRRAKRRSVMFSSTTSMNRRDSCSNMSGTMGSKTSVMSQISNFDDYDLKSVSCQSLNPQTLFVSIDELNEITRQINESEEFNQDIDLEYCNHRDQLKPSERRITLLKNKNARIINFNHNKEKIKKSWSGVKHWIGEEGLKIKDVVQRQPIMQKMGTSKLNLSNAECRNSSSLNGSMLLKQSMSSRAASHDKSLDESGRDSKMNSSSNLYEGQGPRSPVPNLNTTSSCDNVADDSNELNDSFEGGEGESPSAKKARQEGQNGFEELRRYIKQGGDFGKELIIILQERIDSELMYSKSLSKMANKLNKACRELPGTIAEAWRGVATEMETRSDIHRQLSASLAEEIVKPLKTIVEGHHKTRKSVESNVDKASRVLAEWRASEAKAKKSSHAAARENEKLQDAMLDVRIQKSPSIALLHQSSNKQAAEKELKSAEKDCAKLDNKRKKAEETVKRADVEYYTLCVRAERARVDWEMSVLRGSSILQNVENQRLINMKNFVSNYSRLTANMNPILESLVQRLQPQVDNCNVVKDMQIVKNIRRNAEGPSEQLLPDFYCEHTTLAMNRERRKHALVKLLQLVKTDLERERRSRNGLKNLSQSLNSQEHQNITDKLYHIRSMLTYLEGARFKLHSALLELDHKPRSSHPLAQHIQITRDRTGLQQSILKVPLWLKNNDKMNSSNSGDDSHEYDTISQANTTTSTSNISCLDSSSTVTNGAGEAFIKTFSRSKSNIETFSSKTQICVNEGKEKTKTLNADTNLYDDNCSDRGQADGGSNQQDSDFDEFSSQEDDDEQGPLNPGRKEHKHSIEKALVNGTNHLYQNSAELQQEQLNNAISSNEASNGTTAAATVVVLGRCKALYNYTPKLYDELELNPGDIIEVHAKQDDGWWLGALKNQVGIFPATYVEEIA comes from the exons ATGAATCGTTTGAGACCGCAAAAATTTAAGCTGAATATCAGCGCCGAGGAGGAACCCGgccataataacaacaataacaacagtaTTATGAATAATAGTTTGTTGAACAAAATCAGCAAACGTTATTCCACACTCAGCAATAAAATTACCAGACGCAGTCAGGCGGGTCGAGCCAGATCACCACAGAAAATTATATCAGGCAGTTATGATATGACGGGTGTCTTGTCGGAGGATCATCGTTTGGAAATTGGGGCTCCTGTTCTGATCTCCTCTACCACATTGGATGCAGAACGATTTGATGTGAGTGAGGAGAGGCTAAAGATGATTGGTGGTGGTGTAGCGGCTTTACGTTCAGTGCCTGTCATACTTAATGACTCCCAGCAACAAGTACACTCGTCTTCGGGCAGTGAAAATGAGGTATTTGTTGATGCTTTGAGTACAACACCCATGATGCTGGCTGGAGATCAGGTGGATAATGATAAATTTGAGCTGGCCTACGCAACACCGCAAAAGCTTAATACACCTGAAAAGGAAGGCGATGAGCCTGCTGATAATGTTGAATTGGTCTACGAAACCCCACAAAAATTTACCACACCTCAAAAAGAAGAGAAAGAATCTTCCCCGGATTCTGAGAAATCTCAAGATAGTGAATTGACTCCGATCAATCAAATGTCTAATTATTATGAGTCAACCAAAAATGCCAGACCCACTTCTATACTGTCTCAGAAAAATCACTCACAATCGGCCCACAACTTACACAAATCCGAACTGAAGGTATATTTACAAAAGGCTCCTTCCATGGATCTAAATGGAGAGCATCAATTAACAGCGGTGGAAATAGAAGATCTAGATGAAAGTTTGCCCAAGTTACCAGAGTTATATGGAGCCAGTAAATGTAGTTTGGCTGCTACcgacaatgatgatgatgatgacgacgatgatTGTGAGGCAGACAAGGAAAACAGCTCACCCTCCATGATTGCCTCGGTACAGAGTAAAAGTGAACCCAATACCCCGCTTTATCCAGAGAAAAATCGTAATAGTTTTTTGTCTCAACAAAAAGTCTTTCAAAGTGCAGAGAATTTGACTCAGAGAAGGGCCAAGAGAAGAAGTGTTATGTTTAGCAGTACCACTTCCATGAATCGTCGAGATTCCTGCAGCAATATGTCTGGTACTATGGGCTCCAAAACGAGTGTCATGAGTCAAATATCCAATTTTGATGATTACGATTTGAAGTCGGTCAGCTGTCAAAGTCTCAATCCTCAAACCCTGTTTGTATCGATTGATGAACTCAATGAAATCACCCGCCAAATAAATGAATCCGAAGAATTCAATCAGGATATAGATTTGGAGTATTGCAATCATCGAGATCAATTGAAACCCAGCGAGAGGCGCATAACtttgttgaaaaacaaaaatgccCGCATTATAAATTTCAATCACAATAAGGAGAAAATCAAGAAATCCTGGTCGGGTGTCAAACACTGGATTGGCGAAGAGGGTTTGAAAATCAAAGATGTGGTTCAAAGGCAGCCTATAATGCAGAAAATGGGTACTTCAAAGTTAAATCTGAGTAATGCAGAGTGTAGAAATTCTTCCTCACTAAATGGCAGCATGCTTTTGAAACAGTCCATGAGCAGCAGGGCAGCTTCACACGATAAAAGTTTAGATGAATCTGGTAGGGATTCCAAAATGAATTCTTCATCTAATCTATACGAAGGTCAAGGACCCAGAAGTCCTGTACCTAATTTAAATACAACCTCTAGTTGTGACAATGTTGCCGATGACAGCAATGAATTgaatgattcgtttgaaggtGGCGAGGGTGAATCACCTTCAGCCAAGAAAGCTAGACAAGAG GGCCAAAATGGCTTCGAAGAATTGCGCCGTTATATTAAACAGGGTGGAGATTTTGGCAAGGAACTTATTATCATTTTACAAGAAAG aATCGATTCTGAACTTATGTATTCAAAATCGTTATCAAAAATGgccaataaattaaataaagcttGTCGGGAATTACCCGGCACTATTGCGGAAGCCTGGCGTGGTGTGGCCACTGAAATGGAAACTCGTAGTGATATTCATCGTCAACTCTCGGCCTCTTTAGCAGAGGAGATTGTTAAGCCCTTAAAAACCATTGTAGAGGGTCACCATAAAACCCGCAAATCG GTCGAGAGCAATGTGGACAAAGCCTCACGTGTCTTGGCCGAATGGCGTGCCAGTGAAGCCAAAGCCAAAAAGTCTTCTCATGCTGCCGCCCGAGAAAACGAAAAGCTACAGGATGCCATGTTGGATGTAAGAATACAAAAATCTCCTTCAATTGCATTGTTGCATCAAAGTTCCAATAAACAAGCTGCCGAAAAAGAACTCAAGTCTGCCGAAAAAGATTGTGCAAAACTGGATAATAAACGTAAAAAAGCCGAAGAAACTGTTAAGAGAGCAGATGTGGAATACTACACTCTTTGTGTGAGGGCCGAAAGAGCCCGCGTCGATTGGGAAATGTCCGTGTTGAGAGGCTCTTCCATTTTACAGAATGTCGAAAATCAACGTCttattaatatgaaaaactttgtcTCGAACTATTCACGTCTCACGGCCAACATGAATCCCATCCTGGAGAGTTTGGTGCAGCGTCTACAGCCCCAGGTGGACAATTGTAATGTGGTTAAGGACATGCAAATTGTTAAGAACATACGACGTAATGCCGAAGGTCCCAGCGAACAATTGCTACCAGATTTCTATTGTGAACACACGACATTGGCCATGAATCGGGAGCGACGTAAGCATGCTTTGGTCAAATTGTTGCAGCTGGTTAAAACGGATTTGGAGAGAGAACGACGTTCACGCAATGGCTTAAAGAATCTCTCGCAATCGTTGAATAGTCAGGAGCATCAGAATATTACCGACAAATTGTATCAT ATACGTTCAATGCTTACTTATTTGGAGGGAGCACGTTTTAAACTTCATTCGGCTTTATTGGAATTGGATCATAAGCCAAGATCTTCTCATCCCTTGGCACAGCATATACag ATTACTCGTGATCGTACCGGACTACAACAGAGCATACTCAAAGTACCCTTGTGGCTAAAGAACAACGATAAAATGAACTCTTCCAATAGCGGTGATGACAGCCACGAATACGATACAATATCACAGGCAAACACCACAACATCCACATCGAATATCAGTTGCTTGGACAGCAGCAGCACAGTCACCAATGGCGCAGGTGAAGCCTTCATAAAAACGTTCAGTCGCAGCAAAAGCAACATAGAGACTTTCTCAAGCAAAACTCAAATCTGTGTTAATGAGGGCAAAGAAAAGACAAAGACCCTCAATGCTGACACTAATCTATACGATGACAATTGCAGTGACCGGGGTCAGGCGGATGGTGGTTCAAATCAACAAGATTCCGATTTTGATGAGTTTAGTTCACAAGAGGACGATGATGAACAGGGGCCATTGAATCCAGGGCGTAAGGAACACAAGCATAGCATAGAGAAAGCTTTGGTGAATGGCACAAATCATTTGTATCAAAATTCTGCTGAACTGCAGCAAGAACAGCTTAATAATGCAATAAGTAGTAATGAGGCCTCAAATGGAACAACCGCTGCTGCGACAGTGGTGGTCTTAGGTAGATGTAAGGCTTTATATAACTATACACCAAAATTATACGATGAACTTGAATTAAATCCTGGCGATATTATTGAAGTTCATGCCAAACAGGATGATGGTTGGTGGCTGGGGGCTTTAAAGAATCAAGTGGGCATATTTCCGGCCACCTATGTGGAGGAAATAGCCTGA
- the Nost gene encoding uncharacterized protein Nost isoform X7, producing the protein MSQFRDNSWLLRNPFKFRKRILSANDAILWENMGQNGFEELRRYIKQGGDFGKELIIILQERIDSELMYSKSLSKMANKLNKACRELPGTIAEAWRGVATEMETRSDIHRQLSASLAEEIVKPLKTIVEGHHKTRKSVESNVDKASRVLAEWRASEAKAKKSSHAAARENEKLQDAMLDVRIQKSPSIALLHQSSNKQAAEKELKSAEKDCAKLDNKRKKAEETVKRADVEYYTLCVRAERARVDWEMSVLRGSSILQNVENQRLINMKNFVSNYSRLTANMNPILESLVQRLQPQVDNCNVVKDMQIVKNIRRNAEGPSEQLLPDFYCEHTTLAMNRERRKHALVKLLQLVKTDLERERRSRNGLKNLSQSLNSQEHQNITDKLYHIRSMLTYLEGARFKLHSALLELDHKPRSSHPLAQHIQITRDRTGLQQSILKVPLWLKNNDKMNSSNSGDDSHEYDTISQANTTTSTSNISCLDSSSTVTNGAGEAFIKTFSRSKSNIETFSSKTQICVNEGKEKTKTLNADTNLYDDNCSDRGQADGGSNQQDSDFDEFSSQEDDDEQGPLNPGRKEHKHSIEKALVNGTNHLYQNSAELQQEQLNNAISSNEASNGTTAAATVVVLGRCKALYNYTPKLYDELELNPGDIIEVHAKQDDGWWLGALKNQVGIFPATYVEEIA; encoded by the exons GGCCAAAATGGCTTCGAAGAATTGCGCCGTTATATTAAACAGGGTGGAGATTTTGGCAAGGAACTTATTATCATTTTACAAGAAAG aATCGATTCTGAACTTATGTATTCAAAATCGTTATCAAAAATGgccaataaattaaataaagcttGTCGGGAATTACCCGGCACTATTGCGGAAGCCTGGCGTGGTGTGGCCACTGAAATGGAAACTCGTAGTGATATTCATCGTCAACTCTCGGCCTCTTTAGCAGAGGAGATTGTTAAGCCCTTAAAAACCATTGTAGAGGGTCACCATAAAACCCGCAAATCG GTCGAGAGCAATGTGGACAAAGCCTCACGTGTCTTGGCCGAATGGCGTGCCAGTGAAGCCAAAGCCAAAAAGTCTTCTCATGCTGCCGCCCGAGAAAACGAAAAGCTACAGGATGCCATGTTGGATGTAAGAATACAAAAATCTCCTTCAATTGCATTGTTGCATCAAAGTTCCAATAAACAAGCTGCCGAAAAAGAACTCAAGTCTGCCGAAAAAGATTGTGCAAAACTGGATAATAAACGTAAAAAAGCCGAAGAAACTGTTAAGAGAGCAGATGTGGAATACTACACTCTTTGTGTGAGGGCCGAAAGAGCCCGCGTCGATTGGGAAATGTCCGTGTTGAGAGGCTCTTCCATTTTACAGAATGTCGAAAATCAACGTCttattaatatgaaaaactttgtcTCGAACTATTCACGTCTCACGGCCAACATGAATCCCATCCTGGAGAGTTTGGTGCAGCGTCTACAGCCCCAGGTGGACAATTGTAATGTGGTTAAGGACATGCAAATTGTTAAGAACATACGACGTAATGCCGAAGGTCCCAGCGAACAATTGCTACCAGATTTCTATTGTGAACACACGACATTGGCCATGAATCGGGAGCGACGTAAGCATGCTTTGGTCAAATTGTTGCAGCTGGTTAAAACGGATTTGGAGAGAGAACGACGTTCACGCAATGGCTTAAAGAATCTCTCGCAATCGTTGAATAGTCAGGAGCATCAGAATATTACCGACAAATTGTATCAT ATACGTTCAATGCTTACTTATTTGGAGGGAGCACGTTTTAAACTTCATTCGGCTTTATTGGAATTGGATCATAAGCCAAGATCTTCTCATCCCTTGGCACAGCATATACag ATTACTCGTGATCGTACCGGACTACAACAGAGCATACTCAAAGTACCCTTGTGGCTAAAGAACAACGATAAAATGAACTCTTCCAATAGCGGTGATGACAGCCACGAATACGATACAATATCACAGGCAAACACCACAACATCCACATCGAATATCAGTTGCTTGGACAGCAGCAGCACAGTCACCAATGGCGCAGGTGAAGCCTTCATAAAAACGTTCAGTCGCAGCAAAAGCAACATAGAGACTTTCTCAAGCAAAACTCAAATCTGTGTTAATGAGGGCAAAGAAAAGACAAAGACCCTCAATGCTGACACTAATCTATACGATGACAATTGCAGTGACCGGGGTCAGGCGGATGGTGGTTCAAATCAACAAGATTCCGATTTTGATGAGTTTAGTTCACAAGAGGACGATGATGAACAGGGGCCATTGAATCCAGGGCGTAAGGAACACAAGCATAGCATAGAGAAAGCTTTGGTGAATGGCACAAATCATTTGTATCAAAATTCTGCTGAACTGCAGCAAGAACAGCTTAATAATGCAATAAGTAGTAATGAGGCCTCAAATGGAACAACCGCTGCTGCGACAGTGGTGGTCTTAGGTAGATGTAAGGCTTTATATAACTATACACCAAAATTATACGATGAACTTGAATTAAATCCTGGCGATATTATTGAAGTTCATGCCAAACAGGATGATGGTTGGTGGCTGGGGGCTTTAAAGAATCAAGTGGGCATATTTCCGGCCACCTATGTGGAGGAAATAGCCTGA
- the Nost gene encoding uncharacterized protein Nost isoform X8, producing the protein MSQFRDNSWVSCGQNGFEELRRYIKQGGDFGKELIIILQERIDSELMYSKSLSKMANKLNKACRELPGTIAEAWRGVATEMETRSDIHRQLSASLAEEIVKPLKTIVEGHHKTRKSVESNVDKASRVLAEWRASEAKAKKSSHAAARENEKLQDAMLDVRIQKSPSIALLHQSSNKQAAEKELKSAEKDCAKLDNKRKKAEETVKRADVEYYTLCVRAERARVDWEMSVLRGSSILQNVENQRLINMKNFVSNYSRLTANMNPILESLVQRLQPQVDNCNVVKDMQIVKNIRRNAEGPSEQLLPDFYCEHTTLAMNRERRKHALVKLLQLVKTDLERERRSRNGLKNLSQSLNSQEHQNITDKLYHIRSMLTYLEGARFKLHSALLELDHKPRSSHPLAQHIQITRDRTGLQQSILKVPLWLKNNDKMNSSNSGDDSHEYDTISQANTTTSTSNISCLDSSSTVTNGAGEAFIKTFSRSKSNIETFSSKTQICVNEGKEKTKTLNADTNLYDDNCSDRGQADGGSNQQDSDFDEFSSQEDDDEQGPLNPGRKEHKHSIEKALVNGTNHLYQNSAELQQEQLNNAISSNEASNGTTAAATVVVLGRCKALYNYTPKLYDELELNPGDIIEVHAKQDDGWWLGALKNQVGIFPATYVEEIA; encoded by the exons GGCCAAAATGGCTTCGAAGAATTGCGCCGTTATATTAAACAGGGTGGAGATTTTGGCAAGGAACTTATTATCATTTTACAAGAAAG aATCGATTCTGAACTTATGTATTCAAAATCGTTATCAAAAATGgccaataaattaaataaagcttGTCGGGAATTACCCGGCACTATTGCGGAAGCCTGGCGTGGTGTGGCCACTGAAATGGAAACTCGTAGTGATATTCATCGTCAACTCTCGGCCTCTTTAGCAGAGGAGATTGTTAAGCCCTTAAAAACCATTGTAGAGGGTCACCATAAAACCCGCAAATCG GTCGAGAGCAATGTGGACAAAGCCTCACGTGTCTTGGCCGAATGGCGTGCCAGTGAAGCCAAAGCCAAAAAGTCTTCTCATGCTGCCGCCCGAGAAAACGAAAAGCTACAGGATGCCATGTTGGATGTAAGAATACAAAAATCTCCTTCAATTGCATTGTTGCATCAAAGTTCCAATAAACAAGCTGCCGAAAAAGAACTCAAGTCTGCCGAAAAAGATTGTGCAAAACTGGATAATAAACGTAAAAAAGCCGAAGAAACTGTTAAGAGAGCAGATGTGGAATACTACACTCTTTGTGTGAGGGCCGAAAGAGCCCGCGTCGATTGGGAAATGTCCGTGTTGAGAGGCTCTTCCATTTTACAGAATGTCGAAAATCAACGTCttattaatatgaaaaactttgtcTCGAACTATTCACGTCTCACGGCCAACATGAATCCCATCCTGGAGAGTTTGGTGCAGCGTCTACAGCCCCAGGTGGACAATTGTAATGTGGTTAAGGACATGCAAATTGTTAAGAACATACGACGTAATGCCGAAGGTCCCAGCGAACAATTGCTACCAGATTTCTATTGTGAACACACGACATTGGCCATGAATCGGGAGCGACGTAAGCATGCTTTGGTCAAATTGTTGCAGCTGGTTAAAACGGATTTGGAGAGAGAACGACGTTCACGCAATGGCTTAAAGAATCTCTCGCAATCGTTGAATAGTCAGGAGCATCAGAATATTACCGACAAATTGTATCAT ATACGTTCAATGCTTACTTATTTGGAGGGAGCACGTTTTAAACTTCATTCGGCTTTATTGGAATTGGATCATAAGCCAAGATCTTCTCATCCCTTGGCACAGCATATACag ATTACTCGTGATCGTACCGGACTACAACAGAGCATACTCAAAGTACCCTTGTGGCTAAAGAACAACGATAAAATGAACTCTTCCAATAGCGGTGATGACAGCCACGAATACGATACAATATCACAGGCAAACACCACAACATCCACATCGAATATCAGTTGCTTGGACAGCAGCAGCACAGTCACCAATGGCGCAGGTGAAGCCTTCATAAAAACGTTCAGTCGCAGCAAAAGCAACATAGAGACTTTCTCAAGCAAAACTCAAATCTGTGTTAATGAGGGCAAAGAAAAGACAAAGACCCTCAATGCTGACACTAATCTATACGATGACAATTGCAGTGACCGGGGTCAGGCGGATGGTGGTTCAAATCAACAAGATTCCGATTTTGATGAGTTTAGTTCACAAGAGGACGATGATGAACAGGGGCCATTGAATCCAGGGCGTAAGGAACACAAGCATAGCATAGAGAAAGCTTTGGTGAATGGCACAAATCATTTGTATCAAAATTCTGCTGAACTGCAGCAAGAACAGCTTAATAATGCAATAAGTAGTAATGAGGCCTCAAATGGAACAACCGCTGCTGCGACAGTGGTGGTCTTAGGTAGATGTAAGGCTTTATATAACTATACACCAAAATTATACGATGAACTTGAATTAAATCCTGGCGATATTATTGAAGTTCATGCCAAACAGGATGATGGTTGGTGGCTGGGGGCTTTAAAGAATCAAGTGGGCATATTTCCGGCCACCTATGTGGAGGAAATAGCCTGA